A single window of Penaeus chinensis breed Huanghai No. 1 chromosome 9, ASM1920278v2, whole genome shotgun sequence DNA harbors:
- the LOC125028514 gene encoding uncharacterized protein LOC125028514 has product MHEARSDESHLSSFSARSSGGCGTMSLSRDDAIALGLAIILREKKNSSRQRKRRCVKAWIARKEHSHTNLIMNELQCETDDWRNYLRMDEGTYNNLLELVSPYIKRENTNMREAITPHERLSATLRFLATGRSLKDLRYSARMGTSTLSEIIPETCNAIFHVLRGEFLQFPKTEQEWTNIGNLFEEKWNFPNCLGAVDGKHVHITPPKDAGSYFYNYKGYNSLVLMAVVNANYEFLYADIGTNGRVSDGGVLNNTTFGKKNSKTTNFTFHPLGSTVSLVFSWEMKHLRCDLIF; this is encoded by the exons ATGCATGAAGCGCGTTCGGACGAATCACACCTATCGTCATTCAGTGCAAGATCTAGCGGTGGTTGCGGCACAATGTCTCTTTCTCGTGATGATGCAATTGCGCTTGGTTTGGCAATaattttaagagagaaaaaaaattcttcacGCCAACGGAAAAGGAGATGTGTCAAGGCATGGATTGCCCGAAAAGAACATTCGCACACAAACTTAATAATGAATGAATTGCAGTGTGAGACAGACGACTGGAGGAACTACCTCAGAATGGATGAAGGTACCTATAACAATTTGTTGGAACTTGTGTCACCTTATATCAAACGTGAAAATACTAACATGAGGGAAGCCATTACTCCCCATGAACGTTTAAGTGCGACACTACGGTTCCTGGCAACAGGACGTTCTCTGAAAGATTTACGATACTCCGCACGAATGGGCACCTCAACATTATCAGAAATCATCCCTGAAACATGCAACGCAATATTCCACGTCCTGAGAGGTGAATTTTTACAG TTCCCCAAAACCGAACAAGAGTGGACAAACATTGGAAACCTATTCGAAGAAAAATGGAATTTTCCAAACTGCCTTGGCGCAGTTGATGGAAAACATGTACACATCACTCCTCCAAAGGATGCAGGGTCTTACTTCTATAATTATAAAGGGTACAATAGTCTAGTTTTAATGGCAGTGGTCAACGCCAATTATGAATTTTTGTACGCAGACATAGGTACCAATGGCCGTGTTTCAGATGGTGGCGTATTGAATAACActacttttggaaaaaaaaactcaaagacAACGAACTTCACATTCCACCCATTGGGAAGCACGGTCTCCCTTGTGTTTTCGTGGGAGATGAAGCATTTGCGCTGCGACCTGATTTTTTAA